The genomic DNA attatttataaaaatttgtaGAGCGGTTTTCATCTagtcatatttttttaaaaaaaaaaaaaaaaagaggaaggaaAAAGCCACCAACGTCGCGTTCATGGCCGTCTCACTCCCATATGGACTTGCAGAGATTTTCACTTCCATGCTAATAATAACAGAGCAGGCGCCATTTCAGCCCCCTCTCCCCCTTAACCCCAAAACCCCAAACCTTTCGTCTTCCTTCTTCATAATGCCGCTTCATTCTGAGGAGGAACGATCAGCTCTTGAAAAggccagagagagagagagagagagagagagagagagagagagagagagagagcggagAGGGAGGGTTCCACCATTAACGTCAGCCTTCACCGGAGATCAGGGAAGATGCCTCCGAGCGGCAGAAGACGTGCCAGACAAGTATCCTCCTCTTCCCTTTCTTCGTCTCCTTTCCCGCATTGTTTGTTTTGCAGGTTCCCTCTTTTCCCTAGGCAAATCATGCCCCCTCTGTCACGCGCCCACTGTGATTTGAAGCATCGGTCAGAGCTTGGAGCTGAGATTTTTGGCTCAGATTCTGAAATGGGGTCACCGATAATCATTTGCTCTTGCAGAGGAATACCCGGATGGACGCGGCGTTCGACGCCATGGGAGCAATGGGTTTCGAAATGGACGTGGTCAGGGCTGCTGTAAACGAGCTACTCAAAGTTGGTTTCTTCTCCTCTTTATGCCCTTTCTGCTTGGACTTGGAGCGATCATTGTTGATTCTGCATGCCTCTTGTGttctattgcatttttttaGCAGCTCGATAATCGGGTCCTGCATGAACAATATAGCAGCGACTGTGTGCTTGCAGACTTGAGCTCGGATTCGATCCAATACGATGCTAGTTTTTTAGCTTGGGAGTACTAGTTGTGTTGGATTCTCAGAAGAAGATAGCTGGAAATGGAATTGATTTATTAGATGATACCGTCGCCTTGAACGGTGGAGTAATCGAGGGAGTTACTATAATCATGTTCTTGACATCTATTGATTGATTTGTTAAAATGCGCTTTCATCCCGTTAGGAATATACGGTGGAAGGGTGGGCTTTTATCGAGGAGTATTCCTACAAGGTACTCATTGATAAGCTCCTGGAAGAACAGGAGCAACCTGAACTAGTCCAGGTCAGTAAACTGCTTTGCGCTGCACTCCTATGTTGTCCCTATTGTAATGCTgttttatttccttttgtttattttctacCTCTTGCCATTCATTCACTTGCTTGAGCAAATGCTTTCAAACCCAAAGAGCTTCCATTGGGTTTCCGACCTGAGATTCGACCgagaaaataactaaaatcaTCTAATAGTTGTCCACAACTAGACGTGAAGCATCCGAGTTAGCTAAATTGGATCTTTATGTTTCATATCTGCCATATTTGAAGCTTAAACATCATAAATCGCACGTCATTAAACAggcatttcatttttttctgttCATTTAGTTTCGGCTCTGGTAGTTCTAGTGGTCACCACAAACCTTAACCATGAAGTAGCACCCACTGATCATCACAATCTCTTTAGAAGTCAATGAAGTTCTTAACGGCATTGCGTCTTCTATGTAGTATCTGTAACAACATTTAAATCTTAATGTACCAAATTTATGTTGTTTAGTCTGCTGAGTGTCAAGTTGTAAAATCCATCAAAGTTGGTTCCTTGTGTTTAGCCTATACGTTTACATGGAATAAATTCGTATCTCTCATAATTTGCAGGGAGGAGAGGTGATAGCACAATTATCTTCAAAACCCTCTACTGTGCCTGCTCTACCTTCTTGTTCCAGTGGTTTTGATACTTTAGACAAAGCATCTAAACCAACTGAGGCTCCTGAAAAGGACTCGCAGGTTGTAAAATCCATCAAAATTGGTTCTTCATTTTTAGACTATAAgtttaaatggaatgaatttgTATCACTCTCATTGATGCGCAGGGAGGAAGGGTGATAGCACAATTATCTTCAGGGCCCTCTACTTCGCTTGCTCTACCTTCTCGTTCCAATGCTTTTGATACTTTAGACAAAGCATCTAAATCAATTGAGGCTCCTGAAAAGGACTCGCAGGTTGTAATATCCATCAAAATTGGTTCCCCGTGTTTAGCCTATAAGTTTAGAATGAATGAGTTTGtatcaatctcattgatgtgCAGGGAGAAAGGGTAACAGCACAATTATTTTCAGGGCCCTCAACTGCGCCTGCTTTACCTTCTTGTTCCAATGTTGTTAATACTTTTGACAAAGTCTCTAAATTAATTGAGGCTCGTAAGAAGGACTCGTCCATAAGGATGTCCCAGTGCTCGAATTCTTCACTCCCAAATCATGATATTGGTAAGTGACTTCCCATTCACTGAagtttcaacttttttttattccctCCCTGCAGTTGGCTTTCTGTTTGGACTGAATTTTCTCAAAGTATGCATGAGTTTCTTTGAGAACACGTATTATTTGACGGAGCAGTATGATCAAACCAAAATTCCCACATAAAAAGTTGAGTAGTGCTGCTTCTGATTGAGGAGTGAGTATGTATTTATTGTCAGTGCAATTGAGTTTGCCGAGTATTTAACATAAGGAGCAATGATAATTGTCATTTTAAACAAAATTATCCAACATAGCCTAACGTACTAGGTCTTTGGATTTGGGGACGTTGTCGAAAGGCTGATTAATTTTGTCAGGATAGTCCCGTTTGGTAGTGGAAAGGTTTCCAGCTTTCTTCTTGGAAAATTGTGGAGAAACATGTTCAAGATTTACTTTATTTGCATTTCTTCAGAAAGACAAAAGATTAATCCTCTttattcaaaaagaaaatgctaGTACGAGTATGCAATTTGTCTTTCATTTTTACCATTCGCCATTTATTCTGGAAACGTATTCCAAAGCCAGCAGGCTCTACACCTAAATATGAAGACATTGTTTCAACTTCAAGAACAAAGTCTATTGAATGTCTACATATTAACTGCATACTGTGCCTTCCATTTCTGTATCTTATATGGTTTCCTTAAAACTCTACTTCATGTCTCTGAGTAGAGTTTTATTTCTCAAAGGTGGTATTCCAGGAACTGAAGCAGCTGACAGTCGGAATGGCGAAGGGGGGGCCATAAAGGTAGTCCTAGCAAAACTCGGTCCTCTGCACCACCACTTTCTACCCATGCACATGGGCCTTTCTATGGGTGGTTTAGTGAAGACGAGGACCAGGAGCACGAGCCTGAGATAGTCGAGCTAGAACCAATGTCGCTCGAGGTGTTTAAGAAGATATATTATGATGTAATGGAATCACATCAGCTTCACAGAAAGCGCAAATCGAGGTGGGATGTAAGGCCCAACTCTTAGgtacctctctctctctctctctccaacggaggaaatgactagaccacATCCAGTGCAGACCATAGGATTCGAATTCGCTTACTTGTGTTATTCCTTTTTATGCATCAGAAATCGTAATTTCAGCTCATCCTGAAAGCTTATTGTTCAAGAAGAGAACTTTGTCTAGGTACTaacccgtttggttttagggttggtttttaaaatctttaactttaactttaactctactcactatacaacaaaagtcaacaacacaattattacttttttatttttcttcaatttttttaaccattcaattcaatttttaatattaaattctctcaactattcgttactttttcacactttttttcataattcaacaacacaatcattacaattcaattaaaatcaaaactcaactctacttaacctTAAAATCAAATGATTGCTCGTGATTTTGATGCTAGTTTCTGAAAATTATTTGTTTACTAGATATCTATGCGATTTGTCGTACTGTATTATTATGAACTATGCAAAATTCTAGTCATTTGGTCCTCCTAAAAAGATCTACTGAATTCATCGAGTTGTTCCAAAGAGTCAAAACGACCAGTTATTAATGGAATTCCTTGTTGGCTCTCTGTAAAATATTCGTTTGGACAAGGGCTTCCAAACACATCGTACGCTAAACTCGTGCCGACGAATAACCAACCCACAATGAATAAGGAGGGTATAGTAATGCTATGAATAACCATCTGATGCTTAATTTGTCCGACAAATATGTAGTTCACTTCAGTCAAATTCCGGTGTATGCTTTTAACGTGCTAACACAGGCATGGATTTTCTACGTATTTGTTCTACAGGAGATGCATGGTCTATCGTTCACATGGCTACATAATTGCAGGGCCCGTTTTGTTCTAGAGGGTGGGCACTTACGAGTTGTTGATATAATGATATGTTTTGGGACAAGGTTGCAGAAGAGTTGCACTTGCAGCTTTCATTGTTCGCAAGTGACAACAATGATTGAACCTGGACCTGGTTTGGCGGTGCGATCCGCAGGACATTAAAGGCCGACATCGTAGAATGTCATTTACTCCAAAAATATGCATCTTTATAACATGTATAGAAATGTATAGTCAAGGCATGAGGACCCTTCACTGAGAGTTGTCACATAGATTGACGGTTTCCATGCAGCCGGCGTCCTTTGTTATTGGAAGATTTCATTTAATCAGATCCGACACTACACACAACCACCTCCATGGACACTTAAGCCCGAACCATACCTATCTTCGACCCCTTCGCGGTGGCAACGAGAATTAAATGGGTACGAATTGATCTGACTCACCATTCTTTGTAGATTGAAACTTTTATATGTAGATTATCTGTATATAGGTATTGACTAAGATTACTATGAAGTTGATCGTGACCTTATTCATCAAGTAAGACTTATGGATAACGTGGCCAATTAATCGGTTCTTATTTGACTATTAGTGTCCAGCGAGAATTAAACATGTATGAATAGATCTGACTCACAATTCACTGTAAAGTCGCagctttaatatatatacatatatatatatatatatagattatctaTACATAGGTATCGACTAAGACTGCTGTGAAGTTGATGGTGACCTTATTCGTCAAGTAAGACTTATGGATAACGTGGCCAATTAATGGGTTCTTATTGCCTATCAGTGTCCATCGGTGAAGGGACGACTAAGAAAGCAGCGGAGGGAAGAAATGGCGTTTCCTCACGTGAAACATGAAACTTACATCAAATGGAAGTGGTTTTCTATGATGCCTTTGGCACCCTCGACACTGATGTATCGGCGCCCTTCCCCAATTTTCTTTCATCGCGGACATATCGACGGTGCCGAGTGAGCCGGGGGTTCGGAAACCTTTTCGGACAGCATCAAAAAGTTTTCCTAGAATCAAACTTGTTCCCTTGTCTATATGTCTTCGTGAAATTTAGCGAGTCCACAATACGATTGATCACACAGGTCATACTAGGTCTAGGTGGTccaaatataaaattcattttaccaCTTTTGATTCGAACTCGGTTCTATATTAAGAGAATTACGACTTTCAGGATAACCAGACCAATTTTATCATCTGATTGCATGGAATTGTTTTACTAAAATTATTCTTACACACGCCTCACTTAGGATTCAAGAGTCGGTGAGTTTGGTTTTAGCGTTAAGTatagttgagttttgattttaattaggttgtaataattgtattgttgaattatgaaaaaaaaatgtgaaaagtaatgaataattaaaaaaagtaatgattgtgttattgaattgtgaaaaagaaagtaatggataattaagagaatttaatattaaaaattgaattgaatggttaaaaaatttaaaaaaaagaaaagaaaaagtaatcattatattgttgatttttgttatttagtgagtagagttaaagttacatGATTGTAAAATCAAATGGAACCGTCGTGTTCTATGCTAGTACCTgcattcattattttcttagtGTGCGCCCAAGTATCTGGAAATCCCATGAACCCCAACTAATTTAGTTTGAGACGTAAGGGACAAAGCTCTTCCAtaatggattttctccattcacgaTATTCAAAttcgagaccttacttaagagAAACAAGTGCTGAGTCGCTTGAACTAGTCCACGTTGATTCATGCACTCGTtagatttctattttttattagactCGACTTTTACataagatataaatatatatatatatatatgcacacacaTGCATGTATGTTATATACACAATCAACCCATGGGTCCATTGTAAGGGTGGGACAGCCTAATTCATGGTCCCCAACTCGTGATGCACGGGGGACCGTTGGTGGTCAAGCCAAGTGACCAACACTTACTATTGATGGGTTTTTGGagcaattgaaaatttgaaagtgACTCTTCCTCGTCAGTTGCCGTACATGGTTTTTATGTTACCTCTCCTATGTTCTATATGGCCCGATTGTATATGACAACTCAGACTATAAATAGGTAACTGTATATATTCGTGTTCCGTCAACAACATACTTTCAAATTTTGTCAGGAAATAATTGGCTAGATATACggtttggaaaaataaaataaacacaaAAAATAAGACATTTGAATAACAATATCTTTAGGCGAATTTCACAAAATTCTTATTATTAATACATTAGAAAAATACCATTTTCGTCCGCTCTTCACCTCCAGCTCCTTTGCAGTGTAGAAATTTCAGAAATCAGATGCTCTCAAGTCTTGATGCCGAGCTCATGaacatcaaaattttcatattattttgtGTGATCGATATAATGTTTCTGAATTTAAAATAGtttcacaaaaatattttgatggtgttttacaatcaaatttatttacttttactAATTACAAAATAGATAGTTTGACAACATGTCTTTCTTATTAACCACGTGAATTGTGAGGAAGTCGTTTTCCACAATAATCTCGACTTTAACTTCTATTtgaatatgatatgatatgatgagATAAACAAGACAAAAAATGGTTTATTTGCACGTGCTTGAAATTGGAGATTAATCTAATGCCTAAGACTAGACATTCTTATCATCACATGCCGAACTGCATGAAAAATGATTTGTATTCGATACACATAAATATTgatcaaattttaatattttgtccCTGAAAAATGGAGATGTCCCCTCCCAAAAGTATTTTACTATTTGACATTTGCCCTATAAATTTTACTATCTGACATTTGCCCTATAAATTTTACTATTTGACATTAATTACTTGTCCTCTAAGTATGATTTCTGACTTCGTCGCTGATAGGAACTGGACAGGAGTGGCACGTTAGACGAAAAATGATCCCTTTTTTTGtgttattcagcaaaaaaaggtGAATATTTACGCTTTACGCGAGCACTCTTGTcgattaaatattataaaaattaaatacaatATTTTGAACTATCTTTTACATGAAAATCAAAGTAATTATGTTGTAATATGCGATTGTAATTTGTTTTGATTGCtataaaaaaacataatttaCATTTGGATCTCTAACTTATCTTAAACTTATATTGgacaaaaaatttatttttccaaggaaattatcattgtaattattttaaaggttttaaaatagatatttatttttatttaaatttatatggtagaacaaatatttttaaaattttcaaatatgatgtaattaaaaggaaataagAATGGCTATCCAAGAAAAGTGCAGTGTTGCTACTCATGCCAATTGGACAAAGTTGATACACTAACATATAGCTCTTTATATCAGCATTTATTTGGCGGTACTTCAATGAAATTGTAGTTATCTTGAAATTCTTGACAATGTATAAGCCTCTTTCACGAAGTTATGCCAGCATGCATTAATGAACCATAATTTCATCAGAAGAAATAATTTAACTAATAATCAAATTAtgtattaaaagaaaatatatttagtaAAAAAGTGCAAAACATCTcttcatcaaggaaaattttaTGCTCATGGCATCTCACAATTTTATAAATCTCACTCTAATTTTTTATGTATCTTTCATAGGTCTTAATTCTTTTATCATATGATAAATCATTGTAGGGCCTCAAAATATGTAATATTATacataaaaaagataaattaataaaaaaaatcagttaTGTTACATGTGAGCATGAATTTAATCTTGTCTAGACACACACTCGATAAGGTTTAATGGGAAGGAGAGGTCATAATTATCTTTGCTCACGTTGCGCACCAtaatgttatttttctttaaagatTCACGCACTTTGTTCAATTTAAGATTTTTCGAGggatatatatctatatgtggGTGTGTAATAAAAGAGTTAAGAcgacatatataatttacatatatCTTCGTATAATTTAAACGGCATCTATATATGCAAaccgcatatatatatatatataatctatatatgcaAACCGCATATGTAATCTATAaactgcatatatatatatatatatatatattctattgtaTATAATCTGTATTTGGGTAATGTATACACAATCTATGTATTTTACTGTATATTTTTGTCTTgcgtataatatatattccgTCGGACTTTATGTGTATATAATTTATGTATTTCATTGACAATTTAtataagaatattttattgataaaagaatataaaaatttctctATATTTTCATGATGGTGTGGTAATGCTAGAAAacttcattttatatttttaaatatggGGCGGCGTGAGAATTTAGTTcgtgattatatatattagttattttatttttaagtttaACTTTATTAGGTTGTAGATAATCTGTATATTGcgcaatgtatatataatgtatacaGTCTATTGCAATTTTGTTTCCTTGTATACAGTCTATTGTATAATTgatgataaaagaatataaaagaatttcttaatttataaGTGAAGACGTGGCAATGCAAGAGAATTTCATGAGCtctgttttatattttttatgatgtAGCGGCATGAGAATTCAATTCGAgattttgttttcatatatgtatatatatagatggttATAcccttacttttttttgttaacaTAATATCTCATATAGTGATAGTAAAACTAatgtttaatatttatttatttaatataggCCGCGcctaatttgtattttttttaaaaaatctttttgcaagtaataattaaaaataacttAAAAGCTATGTT from Punica granatum isolate Tunisia-2019 chromosome 2, ASM765513v2, whole genome shotgun sequence includes the following:
- the LOC116194904 gene encoding uncharacterized protein LOC116194904 isoform X1 — its product is MPPSGRRRARQRNTRMDAAFDAMGAMGFEMDVVRAAVNELLKEYTVEGWAFIEEYSYKVLIDKLLEEQEQPELVQGGEVIAQLSSKPSTVPALPSCSSGFDTLDKASKPTEAPEKDSQGGRVIAQLSSGPSTSLALPSRSNAFDTLDKASKSIEAPEKDSQGERVTAQLFSGPSTAPALPSCSNVVNTFDKVSKLIEARKKDSSIRMSQCSNSSLPNHDIGGIPGTEAADSRNGEGGAIKVVLAKLGPLHHHFLPMHMGLSMGGLVKTRTRSTSLR
- the LOC116194904 gene encoding uncharacterized protein LOC116194904 isoform X2 codes for the protein MPPSGRRRARQRNTRMDAAFDAMGAMGFEMDVVRAAVNELLKEYTVEGWAFIEEYSYKVLIDKLLEEQEQPELVQGGEVIAQLSSKPSTVPALPSCSSGFDTLDKASKPTEAPEKDSQGGRVIAQLSSGPSTSLALPSRSNAFDTLDKASKSIEAPEKDSQGERVTAQLFSGPSTAPALPSCSNVVNTFDKVSKLIEARKKDSSIRMSQCSNSSLPNHDIEFYFSKVVFQELKQLTVGMAKGGP